From the Halomonas meridiana genome, one window contains:
- a CDS encoding TetR/AcrR family transcriptional regulator — protein sequence MKNTATRDKLIDSGAELIAQQGYNATGINAVLKTCGVPKGSFYHYFSSKEDFGLAVIERFADDYDASLAALLEDSSLPPLERLRRYFATGRAHMLDCDHTTGCLIGNLGQELSGQSDTFRDALNLVFQRWEKRFVVCLSQAQADGTINTAVAPEALASFILSGWEGAILRAKTLKSLAPMEHFEAILFDHVLPPR from the coding sequence ATGAAAAACACCGCCACCCGCGACAAACTCATTGATTCTGGTGCCGAGCTGATTGCCCAGCAGGGCTATAACGCGACGGGTATCAATGCTGTATTAAAAACCTGCGGTGTCCCCAAAGGCTCGTTCTACCACTACTTTTCTAGCAAAGAAGATTTCGGCTTGGCGGTCATTGAGCGCTTCGCCGACGATTACGATGCGTCGTTAGCGGCGCTGCTGGAAGACTCCTCCCTGCCGCCCCTTGAGCGTTTGCGCCGCTACTTTGCCACCGGGCGCGCCCATATGCTCGACTGCGATCACACCACCGGCTGCTTGATCGGTAATCTGGGCCAGGAGTTATCCGGGCAGAGTGATACCTTCCGTGACGCCCTGAATTTGGTGTTTCAGCGTTGGGAAAAACGCTTTGTGGTCTGCTTGAGCCAAGCCCAAGCCGACGGCACGATCAATACCGCCGTTGCTCCTGAGGCGCTGGCCAGCTTTATTCTCTCCGGTTGGGAGGGGGCGATTCTGCGGGCCAAAACGCTTAAATCTCTGGCTCCTATGGAACACTTCGAGGCCATTTTGTTCGATCACGTACTGCCCCCCCGCTAG
- a CDS encoding helix-turn-helix transcriptional regulator produces MHDEFVANLRLLCSYYPSIADVCRRLPINRAQFNRYLSGRYYPSHAALQRICHFFGVTPDDIAMPHHDFRALVQTGQLNADTASTSLPWPNALIQRGSEGMERYLGRYFELYHSMSRPGYLMRTLVCLEEREGGVVYQRTERMQVVPGKRPCHNRYVGAAVKLADRLFLVDHETLNGHEITQTILFPSFQSQVTRLTGLKMGVADNSERMPCCVRVVYQRLDEQISLRDALSQCGLVALDDPSLDASLLAAVNNDVPSGDYHFRARH; encoded by the coding sequence ATGCATGATGAATTTGTGGCCAATTTGCGCCTGCTGTGCAGCTACTACCCTTCCATTGCCGACGTGTGTCGTCGCCTGCCCATCAACCGGGCGCAGTTCAACCGCTACCTCAGCGGACGCTACTACCCCAGCCATGCCGCGCTCCAGCGTATTTGCCACTTTTTTGGCGTCACGCCGGACGACATTGCCATGCCTCACCACGATTTTCGGGCGCTGGTACAAACCGGCCAGCTCAATGCCGACACCGCGAGCACCTCGCTGCCCTGGCCCAACGCGCTAATTCAGCGCGGCAGCGAAGGCATGGAGCGCTATCTAGGGCGCTATTTCGAGCTTTATCACTCTATGTCGCGCCCCGGCTATTTAATGCGCACGCTGGTGTGTTTGGAAGAGCGAGAAGGTGGCGTGGTGTATCAGCGCACAGAGCGAATGCAGGTGGTGCCGGGTAAGCGCCCCTGCCATAACCGCTATGTCGGGGCGGCGGTCAAGCTGGCCGACCGGCTGTTTTTGGTAGACCACGAAACCCTCAACGGTCACGAGATCACCCAGACCATTCTATTCCCCAGCTTTCAAAGCCAGGTCACGCGGCTAACGGGCCTGAAAATGGGCGTGGCAGATAATAGCGAGCGCATGCCTTGCTGCGTGCGCGTGGTTTATCAACGCTTGGATGAGCAAATTAGCCTGCGAGACGCGCTGTCACAGTGCGGCTTGGTCGCGCTGGATGACCCGTCGCTGGATGCCTCGCTGCTCGCCGCCGTTAACAACGACGTGCCTAGCGGGGATTACCACTTCCGCGCCCGCCATTGA
- a CDS encoding zinc-binding alcohol dehydrogenase family protein, protein MKAFAFTKSLPIDHPDALHAVELPLPTPEPHDIRVAVSAVSVNPVDAKVRKSALPEGGEPRVLGYDAVGVVDAVGSAVTRFQPGDRVWYAGSIARQGSNAEYQLVDERIASLAPKSLSDAQAAALPLTAITAWELLFDRLELGMRDTKGKTLLVVGAAGGVGSILIQLAKQLTDITVIATASRPESQAWVTSLGADAVIDHHQPLDEALNAAGYEQVDMVISLNQTDHHFEAIINALKPQGKLALIDDPELIDVRKLKLKSLSLHWELMFTRPLFTTEDIAKQHDLLAEVATMVDSGRLTTTLGEVLGPITADNLTRAHALIESNRTVGKLVLEGF, encoded by the coding sequence ATGAAAGCATTTGCGTTTACCAAAAGCCTGCCGATCGATCATCCAGACGCCCTGCACGCCGTCGAGCTACCGCTGCCCACCCCCGAGCCCCACGATATTCGCGTCGCGGTGAGTGCGGTTTCCGTTAACCCGGTGGATGCCAAGGTGCGCAAGAGCGCGCTGCCCGAAGGCGGCGAGCCGCGCGTGCTGGGTTACGACGCGGTGGGCGTGGTCGATGCCGTGGGCAGTGCGGTCACTCGCTTTCAGCCGGGTGACCGGGTGTGGTACGCGGGCAGCATCGCACGCCAAGGCTCCAACGCTGAGTACCAGTTGGTCGATGAGCGCATCGCCAGCCTAGCGCCGAAGAGCCTCTCCGACGCCCAGGCCGCCGCCCTGCCGTTAACCGCCATTACCGCCTGGGAACTGCTGTTCGACCGCCTAGAGCTGGGCATGCGCGACACCAAAGGCAAAACCCTGTTAGTGGTAGGCGCTGCGGGGGGTGTTGGCTCGATTCTGATTCAGCTCGCCAAGCAGCTCACCGATATCACCGTGATTGCGACGGCCTCTCGCCCGGAAAGCCAAGCCTGGGTCACGTCGTTAGGCGCTGATGCAGTGATCGACCACCACCAGCCGCTGGATGAAGCGCTCAACGCCGCAGGCTACGAGCAGGTGGATATGGTGATCAGCCTGAACCAAACCGACCACCACTTTGAGGCGATCATCAATGCCTTGAAGCCCCAGGGTAAACTGGCGCTGATCGATGACCCGGAGCTGATCGACGTGCGCAAACTCAAGCTCAAGAGCCTGTCACTGCACTGGGAGCTGATGTTCACGCGGCCGCTGTTTACCACCGAGGACATTGCCAAGCAGCACGATTTATTGGCTGAAGTCGCCACCATGGTGGATAGCGGCCGTTTAACCACGACGCTGGGCGAGGTGCTTGGCCCCATCACTGCCGACAATCTAACGCGCGCTCACGCGCTGATCGAGAGCAACCGCACCGTGGGTAAGCTGGTGTTAGAGGGCTTCTAA
- a CDS encoding OsmC domain/YcaO domain-containing protein has protein sequence MEIKVNYLDNLRLESKFDDFTVISDQPIRYKGDGSAPGPFDYFLASSAMCAAYFVKVYCNARNIPTENIRLSQNNIVDPENRYKQIFKIQVELPEDISEKDREGILRSIDRCTVKKVVQTGPEFQIEVVENIDEDAQALLMGAPEGGSTYIEGKDLPLEQTIANMSGILADLGMKIEIASWRNIVPHVWSLHIRDAASPMCFTNGKGATKESALCSALGEFIERLSCNFFYNDQFFGEEIANSEFVHYPNEKWFKPGPNDELPKGILDEHCLAIYNPEGELGGSNLIDTNSGREDRGIVSLPFVRQSDGETVYFPSNLIENLFLSNGMSAGNTLVEAQVQCLSEIFERAVKREILEQELTLPDVPQEVLAKYPSIVEGINALEAQGFPVLVKDASMGGQFPVMCVTLMNPRTGGVFASFGAHPSFEVALERSLTELLQGRSFEGLNDLPLPTFNSQTVSEPNNFVEHFIDSVGVVSWRFFSAKPDFEFSEWDFSGSNEEEAETLFGIFEELGAEVYMAVHEDLGAPVCRILVPGYSEVYPIEDLIWDNTNKALDYREDILNLHRLDDEQLTDLVERLEESQMDDHADIITLIGIEFDENTVWGQLTILELKLLVYLALGRHEEALDCVQMFLQYNDNTVERGLFYQAVNAVLEIELDDELALDDYLPNFKRMFGEATMEAVVGSVDGSVRFHGLTPTNMQLEGLDRHQRLIESYKKLHAARAAKAGL, from the coding sequence ATGGAAATCAAAGTTAACTATCTCGACAACCTCCGCCTGGAGTCCAAGTTCGACGATTTTACGGTCATCTCCGACCAGCCGATTCGCTACAAGGGCGACGGCTCGGCCCCTGGCCCGTTTGACTACTTCCTGGCGTCGTCGGCCATGTGTGCCGCCTACTTCGTCAAGGTGTACTGCAACGCGCGCAATATTCCCACCGAGAACATTCGCCTGTCGCAAAACAACATCGTCGATCCGGAAAACCGCTACAAGCAGATCTTCAAAATCCAGGTCGAGCTGCCGGAAGATATCTCGGAAAAGGATCGCGAAGGCATCCTGCGCTCCATCGACCGCTGCACGGTGAAGAAGGTCGTTCAGACCGGCCCCGAGTTCCAGATCGAAGTGGTCGAGAACATCGACGAGGACGCCCAGGCGCTGCTGATGGGGGCGCCGGAAGGGGGCAGCACTTACATCGAAGGCAAAGACCTGCCGCTGGAGCAGACCATTGCCAACATGAGCGGTATTTTGGCCGACCTCGGCATGAAGATTGAGATTGCCTCCTGGCGCAATATCGTGCCCCACGTGTGGTCGCTGCATATCCGCGATGCGGCTTCGCCCATGTGCTTTACCAACGGCAAAGGTGCGACCAAAGAGAGCGCGCTCTGTTCAGCGCTGGGCGAGTTTATCGAGCGCCTGAGCTGCAACTTCTTCTACAACGATCAGTTCTTCGGTGAAGAGATCGCGAACAGCGAATTCGTTCACTACCCTAACGAGAAGTGGTTCAAGCCAGGACCGAATGACGAGCTGCCGAAAGGCATTCTCGACGAGCACTGCCTGGCGATTTACAACCCGGAAGGCGAGCTGGGTGGCTCGAACCTGATCGATACCAACTCGGGCCGCGAAGATCGCGGCATCGTTTCGCTGCCCTTTGTGCGCCAAAGCGATGGCGAAACGGTCTACTTCCCCTCCAATCTGATTGAAAACCTGTTCCTCAGCAACGGCATGAGCGCGGGCAACACCCTGGTGGAAGCCCAGGTGCAGTGCCTTTCAGAAATTTTCGAGCGGGCGGTGAAGCGGGAGATCCTTGAGCAGGAGCTAACCCTGCCGGATGTACCGCAGGAAGTGTTAGCAAAGTACCCAAGCATAGTAGAGGGTATTAACGCTCTGGAAGCCCAGGGGTTCCCAGTGTTGGTCAAAGATGCCTCCATGGGCGGGCAGTTCCCGGTGATGTGCGTCACCTTGATGAACCCGCGCACCGGCGGCGTGTTTGCCTCCTTCGGTGCCCACCCAAGCTTTGAAGTGGCGCTGGAGCGCAGCTTGACCGAGCTGCTCCAAGGCCGCAGCTTCGAAGGCCTGAACGACCTGCCGCTGCCAACCTTCAACTCGCAGACCGTCTCTGAGCCCAACAACTTCGTCGAGCACTTCATCGACTCGGTGGGCGTGGTCTCCTGGCGCTTCTTTAGTGCCAAGCCTGACTTCGAGTTCAGCGAATGGGACTTCTCCGGCAGCAACGAAGAGGAAGCCGAGACCCTATTCGGTATTTTCGAAGAGCTGGGCGCGGAAGTGTACATGGCGGTGCATGAAGACTTAGGCGCGCCGGTCTGCCGCATTCTGGTGCCGGGCTACTCCGAGGTGTACCCCATCGAAGACCTGATTTGGGACAACACCAACAAGGCGCTGGACTACCGCGAAGATATCCTCAACCTGCACCGCCTGGATGACGAGCAGCTCACCGATCTCGTCGAGCGCTTGGAAGAGAGCCAGATGGACGACCACGCCGATATCATCACGCTGATCGGTATCGAGTTCGACGAGAACACCGTGTGGGGCCAGTTGACCATCCTGGAGCTGAAACTGCTGGTCTACCTAGCACTTGGCCGCCATGAAGAGGCGCTGGACTGCGTGCAGATGTTCCTTCAGTACAACGACAACACCGTTGAGCGCGGCCTGTTCTACCAGGCGGTGAACGCGGTGCTGGAAATTGAGCTGGACGACGAATTGGCGCTGGATGACTACCTGCCCAACTTCAAGCGCATGTTCGGCGAAGCGACCATGGAGGCGGTCGTGGGTTCAGTAGACGGCAGCGTGCGCTTCCACGGCCTCACGCCCACCAATATGCAGTTAGAGGGCTTGGATCGCCACCAGCGCCTCATCGAAAGCTACAAGAAGCTTCACGCAGCGCGGGCGGCAAAAGCGGGCCTCTAA
- a CDS encoding DMT family transporter, translated as MPGASTMLIALAALFWGISGGIAGILLDSGWDAAVVSFYRGFVGLVFALVWLVLQRGSRGLASRSLWCWSVVAGLGVAGNFTFYFLSIEHGSVAVAATLMYCAPVFVYLASFALKLERPTAAKWLAIALVMVGVVLLTKLYAIGSGDLSLMGVATGLLAGLSYALFIFGFKYAAPHGSPSAVLSIAFTVLAVVLILPADLSQTISVVSAPELPLFMALGILGAGLSFLLYVVGIKHAAPALASMVAMVEPVTATLFGVAVLGENLEMIQMVGMGIILLTVTALSVTSR; from the coding sequence ATGCCAGGCGCCAGCACGATGTTAATTGCGCTCGCGGCGCTCTTCTGGGGTATTTCTGGAGGCATCGCGGGGATTCTGTTAGATAGCGGCTGGGACGCTGCCGTGGTCTCGTTTTATCGCGGCTTTGTCGGGCTCGTCTTCGCACTGGTGTGGCTTGTATTGCAACGGGGCAGTCGCGGCTTGGCCAGCCGTTCGCTATGGTGCTGGTCAGTGGTGGCGGGCCTGGGGGTGGCGGGCAACTTTACCTTCTACTTTCTCAGTATCGAACACGGCAGCGTGGCGGTGGCGGCTACCCTGATGTACTGCGCTCCGGTGTTTGTCTATCTGGCTTCGTTTGCGCTCAAGCTTGAGCGCCCCACAGCGGCAAAGTGGCTGGCCATCGCGCTGGTCATGGTCGGCGTGGTGCTACTGACCAAGCTGTACGCCATTGGCTCAGGTGACCTGTCGCTGATGGGCGTCGCCACGGGTCTACTGGCGGGACTTTCCTACGCGCTGTTCATTTTTGGTTTCAAATACGCCGCGCCCCATGGAAGCCCCTCCGCCGTGCTTTCGATTGCCTTCACGGTGCTGGCCGTCGTTCTGATTCTGCCAGCCGATCTGTCTCAAACCATCAGCGTGGTCAGCGCACCAGAGCTTCCGCTGTTTATGGCGTTAGGTATTTTGGGCGCGGGCCTGTCGTTTCTGCTTTATGTGGTAGGCATCAAGCACGCCGCCCCGGCGTTAGCGTCCATGGTGGCCATGGTCGAGCCGGTCACCGCCACTCTGTTTGGGGTGGCGGTGCTGGGTGAAAATTTGGAGATGATTCAGATGGTCGGCATGGGGATTATCTTACTGACCGTGACCGCACTGAGCGTGACATCCCGCTAA
- a CDS encoding asparaginase → MPRVLMLYTGGTIGMQPSPQGYVPSAGLAERLAAHLALGDPYRLPAFDVVEMQPLIDSAELMPEAWNRLVAALESHWQAYEAFIILHGTDTMAYSAAALSFMLGALNKPLIFTGSQIPLGEPRCDALNNVVSALQLAAHPATPCEVSLLFHDRLLRGNRARKVRTQGLDAFDSPNFPWLAEIGIGITFPQPSVLLSGEPSFSPLQLDDDAVAVLPLHPGMSLRRAKALLEDATLKGLVISSYGVGNPPSFEGELLNAMQAANERGVALLNVTQCAQGEVVQGAYATGAALNQAGVIAGGDITLEAAVAKLTVLLGQGLSGPALRKALSAPIRGEATAR, encoded by the coding sequence ATGCCCCGCGTCCTCATGCTCTACACCGGCGGCACCATTGGTATGCAGCCATCGCCCCAGGGGTACGTGCCCAGCGCGGGGCTGGCCGAGCGCTTAGCGGCGCACCTGGCCTTGGGCGACCCTTATCGGCTGCCTGCTTTCGATGTGGTGGAAATGCAGCCACTGATCGATAGCGCCGAACTGATGCCCGAGGCGTGGAATCGCCTCGTAGCAGCGCTGGAAAGCCACTGGCAGGCTTACGAGGCGTTCATCATCCTGCATGGCACCGATACCATGGCCTATAGCGCTGCGGCGCTGTCGTTTATGCTCGGTGCGCTCAACAAGCCGTTGATCTTCACCGGCTCTCAAATTCCGCTGGGTGAGCCAAGATGCGACGCGCTGAACAACGTGGTCAGCGCGCTACAGCTGGCCGCTCATCCGGCTACCCCCTGCGAAGTGAGCCTGCTCTTTCATGACCGGCTGCTGCGCGGCAACCGCGCCCGCAAGGTGCGCACGCAAGGTTTGGATGCCTTCGACTCTCCCAACTTCCCTTGGCTGGCCGAGATAGGTATTGGCATTACCTTTCCCCAACCGTCGGTGCTGCTCAGCGGGGAGCCCAGTTTTTCACCCCTTCAGCTAGACGACGACGCGGTGGCGGTACTGCCGCTGCATCCAGGAATGTCGCTACGGCGTGCTAAAGCGCTGCTGGAAGATGCCACTCTCAAAGGATTGGTGATCTCAAGCTACGGCGTGGGCAATCCACCAAGCTTTGAAGGTGAACTGCTAAACGCCATGCAAGCCGCTAACGAACGGGGGGTGGCGCTGCTCAACGTCACTCAGTGTGCCCAGGGGGAGGTCGTTCAAGGCGCCTACGCCACGGGGGCGGCACTCAATCAAGCGGGCGTGATCGCCGGGGGCGATATCACGCTGGAAGCTGCCGTCGCGAAGCTTACCGTGCTGCTTGGCCAAGGGCTTTCTGGGCCAGCGCTGCGCAAAGCGCTCAGTGCGCCCATTCGCGGTGAAGCGACGGCCCGTTAG
- a CDS encoding LysR family transcriptional regulator has protein sequence MRTDDLNVLVYAAEHGSLSAAARELAITPAVASVAIKRLEDALGTRLLIRSTRSLRLTPAGAHYLVHAKTALRALAEGEKELHRERQDIAGELSLSMPSDLGRNVLLGWLDRFMARHPQLRLRLRVSDRVSDLFRQPVEIALRYGVPEDSSLVALPLKSDNHRVVCAAPSYIARHGEPATPDELRQHNCLCFNLGERVHNQWQFGSERISVQGNRVSDDAECVRRWALAGEGIAYKSRLDVQADLDAGRLVALLASFATEPAPLYLVCPHRLSLTPAVVALKDFLIERLQEDAK, from the coding sequence ATGCGTACCGATGACCTAAACGTGCTTGTCTACGCCGCCGAGCACGGCAGCCTTTCCGCCGCCGCGCGGGAGCTGGCGATTACCCCGGCGGTGGCTAGCGTGGCGATCAAACGGCTTGAAGACGCGTTAGGCACGCGGCTGCTGATACGCTCTACCCGCAGCTTGCGGCTAACCCCCGCCGGTGCGCACTATTTAGTGCATGCGAAAACGGCGCTGCGTGCCCTTGCCGAAGGGGAAAAAGAACTGCACCGCGAGCGCCAAGATATTGCGGGAGAACTCAGCCTTTCCATGCCGTCTGATCTAGGCCGCAACGTGCTGCTGGGCTGGCTGGATCGCTTTATGGCAAGGCATCCGCAGCTGCGCCTGCGGCTTCGGGTGAGTGACCGGGTGAGCGATCTGTTTCGCCAGCCGGTGGAGATTGCCCTGCGCTACGGCGTGCCGGAGGATTCCAGCTTGGTAGCCCTGCCGCTAAAAAGCGATAACCACCGAGTGGTGTGCGCAGCGCCAAGCTATATCGCGCGCCACGGCGAGCCTGCCACTCCAGATGAATTACGCCAGCACAACTGCCTCTGCTTCAACCTAGGTGAGCGGGTGCACAACCAATGGCAGTTCGGCAGTGAGCGTATCAGCGTGCAGGGTAATCGGGTGAGCGACGATGCCGAGTGTGTGCGCCGCTGGGCGCTGGCGGGAGAGGGCATTGCCTACAAATCTCGCTTGGATGTTCAGGCAGACCTCGATGCAGGCCGCTTGGTGGCGCTGTTGGCCTCGTTTGCTACCGAGCCCGCGCCGCTGTATCTCGTCTGCCCGCATCGGCTGTCGCTCACGCCGGCTGTGGTCGCGCTGAAAGACTTTCTGATCGAACGGTTACAAGAGGACGCCAAGTGA
- a CDS encoding sodium:alanine symporter family protein, giving the protein MLDMLNDLLWGKVLLVLLVGVGIGFTIASRFVQFRYFGEMFRILGSGQAFKRNQHGHLSSFQALVLSVAGRVGGGNIAGVAVAITLGGPGAVFWMWLVGLMGMATSFLECTLAQTYKEAEGDGTYRGGPAYYIVKGLGKQWRWLAAFYSVLLLITFGFAFTALQSYAVATSFGDAFGVPVLYSGIALAMLVGLIIFGGIKRIARISEYLVPFMAVGYIAVALLVIALNITEIPGVIALIVKSAFGLEPLVGGGIGAAIMMGLKRGLFSNEAGLGSAPNVAAVAYVPHPANQGIVQAFSVFIDTVIICSATAFLILLSGVYDPAAGAGVEGIALTQAALADHVGEWGRTFVSLALLLFAFSTILYNYYLGENSLNFFSRDNQNLFNAFRVAIVLLVCWGATTDLGTVFGFADVTMGLLAVVNLVALILLFKCGLRIMNDFDSQRRQGIKQPIFDANQHPDLDLDPKAWELEPEEAEALKQRLESAPAK; this is encoded by the coding sequence ATGCTCGATATGCTCAATGACCTCCTCTGGGGGAAGGTTCTACTCGTTTTACTGGTGGGAGTGGGGATCGGTTTTACCATTGCCTCCCGCTTTGTGCAGTTTCGCTACTTCGGTGAAATGTTTCGCATCCTGGGCTCAGGACAAGCTTTCAAGCGTAATCAGCACGGCCACTTAAGCTCCTTCCAGGCGCTGGTGCTGTCGGTGGCTGGCCGTGTAGGCGGCGGTAATATCGCTGGTGTGGCCGTGGCGATTACGCTGGGCGGCCCCGGTGCCGTTTTCTGGATGTGGCTGGTAGGCCTGATGGGCATGGCCACCAGCTTTCTGGAGTGTACGCTGGCGCAAACCTATAAAGAGGCCGAGGGCGACGGCACCTACCGTGGCGGTCCGGCGTACTACATCGTCAAAGGCCTGGGTAAGCAGTGGCGCTGGCTGGCGGCGTTCTACTCGGTACTGCTGCTGATTACCTTCGGCTTTGCCTTTACAGCCCTGCAGTCCTATGCCGTTGCCACCTCGTTTGGCGACGCCTTTGGCGTGCCGGTGCTGTACAGCGGTATCGCGCTGGCCATGTTGGTGGGGCTGATCATCTTTGGCGGTATCAAGCGTATTGCCCGTATTTCCGAGTATCTGGTGCCGTTCATGGCCGTGGGCTATATCGCCGTGGCGCTGCTGGTCATTGCGTTGAACATCACTGAGATTCCTGGCGTGATCGCGCTGATCGTGAAGAGCGCGTTTGGCCTGGAGCCGCTGGTGGGCGGCGGTATTGGCGCTGCCATCATGATGGGCTTGAAACGCGGCCTGTTCTCCAACGAAGCGGGCCTTGGCAGTGCGCCCAACGTGGCCGCCGTTGCCTACGTGCCGCACCCGGCCAACCAGGGCATCGTGCAGGCGTTCTCGGTGTTTATCGATACGGTGATTATCTGCTCGGCTACGGCGTTTTTGATTTTGCTTAGCGGCGTATACGACCCGGCCGCCGGAGCGGGCGTAGAAGGCATTGCGCTGACCCAGGCTGCCCTGGCAGACCACGTGGGCGAGTGGGGCCGTACCTTTGTGAGCCTGGCGCTGCTGCTGTTCGCCTTCAGCACCATTCTGTACAACTACTACCTGGGCGAGAACAGCCTGAACTTCTTCAGCCGCGATAACCAGAACCTGTTCAACGCCTTCCGCGTGGCGATTGTGCTGCTGGTGTGCTGGGGCGCGACCACGGATCTAGGCACCGTGTTCGGCTTTGCCGACGTGACCATGGGCCTCTTGGCGGTGGTGAACTTGGTGGCGCTGATTCTGCTGTTCAAATGCGGCCTGCGTATCATGAACGATTTCGATAGCCAGCGCCGTCAGGGCATCAAACAGCCGATTTTCGACGCTAATCAGCACCCGGATCTCGACCTGGATCCTAAAGCGTGGGAACTGGAGCCAGAAGAGGCCGAAGCGCTGAAGCAGCGTCTGGAAAGCGCGCCGGCGAAGTAA
- a CDS encoding alpha/beta fold hydrolase — MFEGFEKQTRRVNGVDIAYRMGGSGPALLLLHGHPQTHMIWHKVAGTLAQHFTVIAADLRGYGDSGKPDDDAEHFNYAKRTMAADMAELMSALGFECFKVLAHDRGARVAHRLGVDHAARVERMVLLDIAPTLAMYRGTNEAFARSYWHWFFLIRPQPLPEMLIQADPAQYLKSVMGARSAGMAPFAPEALAEYERCLALPGTATGICGDYRASATIDLEHDQADIDAGVKLTCPINVMWGAQGAIKACFDALGEWRKVATQVEGKALPCGHYIAEEIPDVLLEEALPFLLVPQ; from the coding sequence ATGTTTGAGGGGTTTGAGAAACAGACACGCCGCGTTAACGGCGTCGATATTGCTTATCGGATGGGCGGCAGCGGCCCGGCGCTGCTGCTGCTTCACGGCCACCCGCAGACCCATATGATTTGGCACAAAGTCGCGGGCACGCTTGCCCAGCACTTTACGGTGATTGCCGCCGACCTGCGCGGTTACGGCGATAGCGGTAAGCCGGATGACGACGCAGAGCACTTCAATTACGCCAAGCGCACCATGGCCGCCGATATGGCCGAACTAATGAGCGCGCTGGGGTTCGAGTGTTTCAAGGTACTGGCCCACGACCGTGGCGCGCGGGTGGCACACCGCTTAGGGGTAGACCACGCAGCACGCGTCGAGCGCATGGTGCTTTTAGATATCGCCCCCACGCTGGCCATGTACCGTGGCACCAACGAGGCGTTCGCCCGCAGCTACTGGCACTGGTTCTTTCTGATTCGCCCTCAGCCGCTGCCAGAAATGCTGATTCAAGCCGATCCCGCTCAGTACTTAAAAAGCGTGATGGGCGCCCGCAGCGCGGGCATGGCACCGTTCGCCCCAGAAGCGCTGGCGGAGTACGAGCGCTGCCTGGCGCTTCCCGGCACGGCCACCGGTATCTGCGGCGACTACCGCGCCAGCGCAACTATCGATTTAGAGCACGATCAGGCGGATATCGATGCGGGTGTGAAACTGACCTGCCCCATCAACGTGATGTGGGGTGCCCAAGGGGCGATTAAAGCCTGCTTTGATGCCCTGGGCGAGTGGCGCAAGGTAGCGACCCAGGTAGAAGGCAAGGCGCTGCCTTGCGGGCACTATATCGCCGAAGAGATTCCTGACGTGCTGTTAGAGGAAGCGCTGCCGTTCTTGCTGGTTCCGCAATAA